GGttttaacagttaaaaaaaaaaaaaacaggaaaagctCATCCAGTCACTCTTTTGAGGAATTCTATTTAAAAGGAACAGAGAAATGAAACAGTAACTAGAGACAGTAgtggtctgaaaaataaaatcctgagtCATATTAAATATGAAGGTTTTTAAGGTCATCTAGTTGTATTGTATCAGAACAAGTAAGGAAATCCCATGTTCTTTCAACTGTTTTTACCTACAAGAAATTACTTTTGCAACCAAACAAAGACTTTCGGCTAAGACGGCCACAGGACATTTAACTTGTAAGGGCTAATGTGAAGGTACTGCAGGTATAATGCACATCATCTAGCCCACCAGGAAGGAAATATGCTTAATAACTTGCCCCAGGCTGTCCCAGGACAAGCATCTCTagagaaaagacaacctacagactaGTTGCTTGCTGTTTCCCAAAACATTTGTTGGATGAAATCACATGAcacatgtatcacattttctaatTATGTATATAAATGGGTATGTGATACGTGTGCTATTTGTGCGCTAATGTCCTAAGTGAAGTTCTGCAGACCATCTGGGTCAAAGTGCATTTCGCATGATCAAAAATGAAGAACCACTGGTCGTCACggagacaaggaaaaaaaaaagaatggggaaaaatgcATGACAGAGTCTTTACTTTTAAATGATTATCGATACACCAAGTAATACATGTAACAAGTTCTTGAATTCTATCATCTAGTAATTTTGATTAAGAGAAACTAAAAGCAGCCCGAACAATTCCACTAGTATTCACTGTTCTAACCATTAGCAAGAATGGACTACTTTAAGGCTGGCTGCTGCTTCACACAGGTTACAAAGAACTATTTACTACTTTTTCATAGATAAAGCCCCTGACCTTCAAGAAAGTgttagggaaaaaaattatttaatcccttcctttcttcaaagaattgttatgtggtgttttttttttttttttttaaactagatctaagaaagaaaaagtcaacaCTGATATACATGTTGCTTGAgccaaaagacaggaaaaaaagacaacatataATCATTAAATTCCTAAGAAATATGAGGTAAAAAGATGAAATCTTTAGATAATTTCTAAGTCTGTACAAAAAAAGCTAGATTTGCTACTCTCCAAAAAGTGGAAGGacctattatataatatatggaaataatttaatGCCATTTCATAAGAATGTATCTAGAGCTGTGCTAAGCTTCATATTCGTGAGGGCATCTACAATGCCACTCCACAGAACAGGTGCTTCTCTCTTCTATCCATTTATGCGGTAGTTTTCATGGATTTCTGGCCGAATGTCACAGACAAAAGCCAAGAGGTTATCCAAGACTTCATCCCTGTTCTGCCGGAAGTACGTCTGGAGGATGGTCATCTTCTCCTGGGTCTCCTTCTCCACTTCAGTGCTGCAACTGCCACGGGATCCCAGTGCCTGGCGATGGGGAGTGATGTCACAGAGGGATTATCAGAACAATGCTCTGGTTGGTCAGGTTCATTTCGTAAGCTACTTGCTGACTTCTGGAGAAACCCAGGCTTACCAATCAGTATACTCAGAAGCTGGCAATATGACCTCATGGCTGGAGCACATGTGAGGTATTCCCAGAGTTAATGGGAGCCACATCTACCAAAAGTAAACTACACAGCATTTCCACTGCTAGGAAATCATTCCAAAGACATGTATTTGCATCTCTCCTCTAAGAATCTGCTATATAGCCTTAACCAAAGACTGGAATCAACCTAAAAACTCAACTTGCTTCTGTGCAAGAGAACTATTCAGGAATTGCAGTGAACTGTAAAATACAGTTTAAAGAGGGGGAAAAGCAAGATATACAACAGTATCAATGTGGTTAGTATGCTTTTGTACCTGTGGTTTTAAATGCGGGGAGATACAAGGTTTTTAAAAACtcctaaataataataaacacaagccagtcatggtggtgcatgcctgtagtctcagctattcgagAGACTGACGCAGGAGGATCGTGACTTGGAGCCCTACCTGAGCAAAACTGCaagaagaccccatctccaaacaaGAATAATAAACATAAGGAAGATACAATTTAGGAGGAATATACAAGGAGTTTCACCATTATTGATTAGTGTTTTAGTTCTTAAGTTCAACAGTGGATTCACTAGTGTGTCACATCTGTTCTTGCAAATATAAATATTctagaagaataaaaaaagaaacctgttaATAGTAACTGGCTCTGAGGAGGACTGCAGGTCTGACAGAGAGGAAAACTAATTTCTCATTGCTGCCCCCcacgcccttttttttttttgagatggagtctcgctctgtcgcccaggctggagtgcagtagcaccatctccgttcactgcaagctccgcctcccgggttcacgccattctcctgcctcagcctcctgagtagctgggactacaggtgccagccaccacgcctggctaatttttttttctgtatttttagtagagacagggtttcaccatgttagccaggatggtctcgatctcctgacctcatgatccatccgcctcggcctgccCCTTTTTATTACCTGAATTTTTATTGTAAACATCTTACCTCTTCAGTTTCTCTTAGCAATTTCACACACACTGACatgaattttcttttaccttctaTGGTCTTCACAATACAGCCAACTTTTTGTTAACTGCTGTGCCTTCTTTATTAGAACTTAACCTATAAGGTTCTGGAAGACGTAACTTTTTTGTCTGACCCCTTTTATTCACCTAACCTGTTCTTGCCTCACTATAACATCcctgtatatttgtatattcatttGCAAAGGATTCTCTCACATTACCTATTCCTCACAACGACCTATAAGGAGGCTAtcactcctcttttttttttcccgaagagatgggatctcactatgttgcccaggatggcctcaGACTccaagctcaagagatcctcctgcagagctgggaccacaggtgtgcaccactgtgcctgacttcatcactccattttctctttttaagagatggagtctcactctgttgcctaggctggagtgcggtggcacgatctcggctcactgcaatctccacctcctgggctcaagccatcctccaacctgagcctcccgagtagctggaactacaggtatacaccaaccaccatgcccggctaatttttgtatttttttgtagagtcagggtttcaccatgttgcccaggcaggtcttgaactcctgggctgaaacgatccacccaccttggcctcccaaagtgctaggattacaggcatgagccactgtgcccttaGGGCTCTTCATACTATACTATAACTGTTCGTATTACAGGAATCTCCTGGGGCATTTCATTAACAGCTCAGTTGCTAACTCATTCTTTTATGTTCAGAACCCCATTACCTGTTTCTTGAATATAAACCATATGCCAAGCTCCACTAAGttgtctcaaaaactaaagaGGTTACAATGGAACACTGCTAGAAAGATTCAGAGCTTGGCcgagcatggtagctcacacctctaatcccagcactttgggaggctgaggcaggtggatcacctgaggtcaggagttcaagaccagcctggccaacatggtaaaatcctgtctctactaaaaagacaaaaaaaaaaactgcttggcatagtggtgggctcctgtaatcccagctactcgggaggctgaggcaggagaatcacttgaacctgggaggtgggggttgcaatgagccaagatcgtgccattgcactccagcctgggcaacaagagtgaaactgtctcaaaaaaaaaaaaaaagaaagaaagaaagaaaaaaggaatcagaGCTTGTGCTTTACAGTGCAATACCAGTACCATCTCTACAATCAACTACAGCACAGACTGTAAGAATATGAGGGCACATGTCATTGGGACCTCCTAGGCCTGTGCcacgaaaaagaaaaaagaatgtaaaaatatgaagatggaccaggcgtggtggctcacgcctgtaatcccagcactttaggaggtcaaggtgggtggatcacaaggtcaggagttcaagaccagcctggccaacataggtgaaaccccatctcttctaaaaatacaaaaattagccgggcatagtggcgcacgcctgtagtctcagctactcgggaggctgaggcaggagaatcatttgaacctgggaggtggaggttgtagtgaaccaagatgacaccactgcactccagcctgggtgacagagcaagactccatctcggaaaggaaaaaaaaagggggggtggggctgggcacgatggctcacgcctgtcatcgcagcagtttgggaggccgagacaggcagatcacctgaggtcgggcatTCGAGACAAGCCtaaccaacacggagaaaccccatctctactaaaaatacaaatttagccggatgtggtggtgcatgcctgcaatttcagctactcgggaggttgaggtgggagaattgctggaaccagggaggcagaggttgtgatgagccgagatcgtgccattgtactccagcctgggcaacaagagcaaaactccccatctcagaaaaaaaataaaaaataaatgaagatgatGGCTGCCCTGACACAAGGGTATTTCTACATTGTTTTATGAGCAGTCTGACAACTTACAGCACCTATCAGCCCCAGTTCAAGAATCAAAGAAACATGttaagttttatttgtatttgtcttatttttttgtagagacagggtcttggtttattgcccaggctggttttgaacttgtggcttcaagcaatccttccacctcagcctcccaaagtattgggattacaggtgtgagtcactgtgcccagccaagttttaATGGTACTGTAATTGCCAAGAACAAAGatgatccagcactttgggaggtcgagatgtcaggatcacttgaggccaggagttcgagaccagccaaggcaacacagcaagaccctatctctacaaaaacaaaaaaattagctgagcatgatggatcacgcctatagtcctagctactcagaaggctgggcaggggaggatcgcttaagcctagaGGCTCCAGgttactgtgagctatgatcacaccactgcactacagcctgaatGATAGAGTGtgattctgtctcttaaaaagaaaaaataaaaaattgaccaAAATTTTTGCTACTTAATGCAAAGAGGGAGGTATGTGCCTTTAATCACTGGACTTGGGCCTGGAAGTGTGTATGCTGGAACTACTAGAGGCCAGTGTAGAACCTGAGAATGATACAAAGCCAAACACAGAGGTGAGTGAAAGTCCTGAGCATATTATTTAAGCTCTTGGGTTTTTAATTATATAGGCCAATACATCCCATTTAGAAtcagttttaattatattttgttacCTGCACCCAAGAGtcctgatagtttcttttctctgtgaggcCCTTCTCCGTCCTTTCCCCTTTCCACAATTGTCCCTGCCTCCTCTGTAGTCTCTGTGATCTGTTTTTGTACTATTATTGTATGCACCATGGTATAGCCTATATCACTGGTAAATGTCTGTACTATATACACTATACTAAAGTGGGGCTCCATTTGATTTATGTTTACGACCGTCACAGCACTTTTCAGTTGTAGATCTGCATGATTTGTACTGTATTACTGAGTCTCCCTGACCACTGGATGGTAAGCTACACTCCATGAGGGAAGGGACCATGTCTATTCCTGGTCACAACTGATCCCTAGCatctagcacagtacctggcacaggtTAACTGCTTAACAGATATgtgttaaatgagtgaataaatgaaaattaggaatcaatatgaatggaaaaaCTGATCATCCTAAAAGACAGATGCCTGAGCAGCCAATAAAACACCCAACTACCACATTTTCAAACTTCGACCAGGATCTCTGAGCTATGCTGGATATTTTGAAAGCCTTGGTGGGACAGGGGATCAGAAACTAAAGcagtaacaaaaacaaatggtGCCCCACCGCAGCCTCCTTGGCCTTGAATTCTTTCTCCCTCTGCAGGCGGTACTGTTCAATTTCAGCCTGAGCTTCTTCTTtggcctgcttcagcctccggttCTTTCCTGTTTTCAAAGGAGAGAGCTATATCAGGAAGTGGTTAAAAGTAGAAAAGCAAGCAGAGACAAGATGGTATATTATAACAATAAGCCAAGAATAAATTATGACACAGTCTGAAGAGATGTGCATGGGAAAGAGGGAATTCAGAGCTAACAAACAGTACAGGTTCCTCCCTCCTATAGGCTGTACTTAACTAGGAAGTGACAAGACAAAAATGAATAGCTTCTATAACTATAGCCcattaaagagatggaaaaaaattgtAGAATGTGTCAGAATATTCTCTTAATCTCAACTATTAAGAACCAACATAAAATGAGTAACATTAACCATCTAGGGAACTCTTCTCCAGAAGTAAACACTGGAGTAAGTATGATGCTGATTAAAGCTGCAACCCTACTTAGATGCTTAGCAAGAAGGCTAATAAGCTCCCAAGGGACAGCAACCTATAATGTAACTAATGAACCAACTATATGATATAACATTGGAAACTAAAAGCAGCGCCTGTCACAAGGAAGTAACAACAGTGGTGACTGAGAAGGAATGCTGAATGAGGAGCGCTGGACAGTAAGACTGCACAAGGGGCTGAGAGGAGACACAGGTATTTTGGTTTCTAGAAGTGAGTGGCTTAACATACAGCTGGAAAAAATCTCTAGGTTTGGTTAGAGTCTACATGAAAACAGACCACAAGGACAGCCAACATATTATCTCGGCTTTGAGTCTCCGCTcaccaataataaaaaaaaaaaacaggggttcTAGACCATCAACATATTTATTTGAGAGCAAAAGACATCCTGCATCTAAAATTAAGCTTTGTTATACATCACTGTATATCATTGTATATCAACTGTCTAGAGCCCATGtggatgaatgaaaaggaacttaACCTTCCACCTCCTGATTCAGAACAGAACTTTGGACCTGTAATGAAATGACCCCATGATATCAACATTCCCTGACGCTAGTCTGAAACAATTAACGGGTCTCTCTCTAAGCACTCCAAGAACTATTTCTGCAAGTCCACATTCACTCCAGTATTATTTCTGGCCTACTACTGTCTGCTTCGGCCACCTGTACCCCAATCCTTCACATGCTATCCTCCCATCAGCTATAATGGGCTATATTTCAAAGCTAAAGATACTTTTGAAACCAACAATCTATAAATAACACTCATGGCCTGAACATTATACAGTAGCTCCACATGATTTCACAAGACATCACTCCCAACTCCCATGGCTCCCTGCATTTGTAACTCAAGATAATACCATTTACTGCCTTTGGCAAACATCTTCAACATTCAATTTTGATAGGGGCCTCTAAAAATCAAGaatatttaaacagaaaatcATATTTCTCTTAAATCTCGTTTATCTTGGGCCTTACATATGGGAGCCAGTGTTTTGTTTCACTCCAATGAAATATGCCACTaacataaacttttttaaaattttaaggtccac
The nucleotide sequence above comes from Symphalangus syndactylus isolate Jambi chromosome 3, NHGRI_mSymSyn1-v2.1_pri, whole genome shotgun sequence. Encoded proteins:
- the ATP6V1G1 gene encoding V-type proton ATPase subunit G 1, giving the protein MASQSQGIQQLLQAEKRAAEKVSEARKRKNRRLKQAKEEAQAEIEQYRLQREKEFKAKEAAALGSRGSCSTEVEKETQEKMTILQTYFRQNRDEVLDNLLAFVCDIRPEIHENYRING